A window of the Oncorhynchus masou masou isolate Uvic2021 chromosome 13, UVic_Omas_1.1, whole genome shotgun sequence genome harbors these coding sequences:
- the LOC135552532 gene encoding rho guanine nucleotide exchange factor 12-like isoform X1: protein MSDTQSSITDRFSNKANRSSSILSKDHPPDKKPKSDKPAVSSSHEFDPTDVLVQKSDCVLVEGKPESCGLVQRCVIIQKDENGFGLTVSGDNPVFVQLVKEDGAAERAGVQTGDRIIKVNGTLVTHSNHVEVVKLIKSGSYVALTVLGRPPGLPQIPLSESEAKLGFPGPQAGSSPVSSPNAPGQPTGERPYSPHDRITSPLPIWEENNSVHSQKVDILQKMLSKEQQDLQAMKEEYSRNPTPKLLKDIQEAKKHIPQLQWQLSKATGGAQDALQLGDGDDSSMVDMDHTPSSRGDSSNDLSWSSSTMSPVLRSFAPASPESLCQRDMLSYHSPKSTPRDSFNSCHSPDPEDTPDLDSLSPSTVNSPSSHFVSQIIGAEDDYFDSDQEQVNGQCSCFQSMELLKSRPAHLAAFLHHVVSQFDPAPLLCYLFADLCKQTNSKETRRVFMDFHSFFIDRGANLKVAVPESISSDLDRRRTELIPEEQNRQLVQMMQDTLLPDIQRNLEDFRQKRSMGLTLAEGELARLDTERVRDRVALERERSCAENIITKIEDVLLTTQSTEEEKCTTMQYVILTYMKRLGVKVKEPRGLEFKRVRLNFLPKIKKSVKTEKEGGEEKVKRTRFPSILGPPRRPSRVDPTSIGKAMDLNKPRPQKQLSQPCLGAVEHLEAGRLTASQSSEGSELTHSSNTNATSPTNSTTNSHASDGGSRDSEFVLTPNSAFLKLSEGLGDLDSLQYTPNTHFDYSLSPYSLDQLQEEDRESRILEGTPKSIRRLDGLGPTEVQSEDDQGGTDSEHDPLNWQQLVGREILAGLGAHEIKRQEVINELFYTERAHLRMLKVLDNIFYQKLTREAILPPADIKNIFTNLGDIVQLHVLISEQMATIRKRNETSVIDQIGDDLLSWFSGGEEEKIKQAVGTFCSNQPFALELIKSRQKKDSRFTSFMQEAESNRLCRRLQLKDIIPVEMQRLTKYPLLLENIAKYTDDTMEKDKVKKAGDCCRKILNHVNQAVKESENKQRLEDYQRRLDLSSLKQTENPMITELKNLDLTKKKMIHEGPLSWKVNKDKTIELYTLLLEDILVLLQKQDERLVLKCHSKNLSGTADTKHIFSPIIKLNAVLVRSVATDNKSFFVLSMSDNGAQIYELMAQTVSEQRMWQRQITQRADAMKVKPQSGIHLPQTDVEIIAADVARLGKDPDRISSGSSQSIDKECSAASGGVMQTSLPDAKSFVGLKPEEEEPSREEGLYRDPDLADRLPFRMAVDGFSESDGLGFSPSRADDALKTLSALKQVLVTQLMSQEDGERAGRSSSGGGRLLRTTSLRTPVDSRARGAVQKGSGMCTQASHPEDPAQDLVSGDTGFFESPEDYAGYLVLEGYGGSGESSTDDDLQATGKQLSASRGCGAGDSGISLRFSSASQAGSISSFSRQVLSHLRNLQTNLNHLKEVEAKYHSLLRQRPARSSTGTDINKDKR, encoded by the exons GTTTTCCAATAAAGCAAACAG AAGCAGTAGCATTCTCAGTAAAGACCACCCCCCTGACAAGAAACCCAAAAGTGATAAACCGGCAGTCTCCTCTTCACATGAGTTTGACCCTACAG ACGTTCTGGTGCAGAAGAGTGACTGTGTTCTAGTGGAGGGGAAGCCTGAGTCCTGTG GGCTTGTCCAGCGATGTGTGATCATTCAGAAAGATGAGAATGGCTTTGGGCTGACGGTGAGCGGAGACAACCCAGTGTTTGTGCAGCTCGTCAAGGAAG ATGGCGCTGCAGAGCGTGCGGGTGTACAGACAGGTGACCGGATCATCAAG GTGAACGGGACCCTCGTAACACATTCAAACCATGTGGAAGTAGTAAAGCTCATCAAAT CGGGCTCCTATGTGGCCCTCACAGTGTTGGGGCGACCCCCTGGGCTGCCCCAGATCCCCCTATCGGAGAGCGAGGCTAAGCTGGGGTTCCCGGGGCCCCAGGCTGGGtcgtcccctgtctcctctccaaaCGCTCCTGGACAGCCAACGGGGGAGCGCCCATACAGCCCCCATGACCGCATCACCTCTCCTCTACCGATATGG GAAGAGAACAACAGCGTACACAGCCAAAAGGTGGACATCCTGCAGAAGATGTTGTCCAAGGAGCAACAAGATTTGCAG gcAATGAAGGAGGAGTACAGCAGGAATCCGACGCCAAAACTACTGAAGGACATCCAGGAAGCCAAGAAGCACATTCCACAGCTGCAGTGGCAGCTCAGTAAGGCCACTGGAGGAGCACAG GATGCCCTGCAATTGGGTGACGGAGATGACAGTAGCATGGTGGACATGGACCACACCCCTTCCTCCAGGGGAGACAGTAGCAATGACCTCTCGTGGAGCAGCAGTACCATGTCCCCT GTTCTCCGCAGTTTTGCACCTGCCTCCCCGGAGAGCCTGTGCCAAAGAGACATGTTGTCCTACCACAGCCCAAAGAGCACGCCCCGAGACAGCTTCAACTCCTGCCACTCCCCCGACCCAGAAGACACTCCAGACCTG gACTCGCTGTCCCCCTCTACTGTAAACAGCCCTTCCTCACACTTTGTCTCCCAGATCATTGGAGCTGAGGACGACTACTTTGACTCTGATCAAGAACAG GTCAATGGCCAGTGCAGCTGTTTCCAGAGCATGGAGCTGCTCAAGTCCAGACCTGCCCACCTGGCAGCTTTCCTGCATCATGTCGTCTCGCAGTTTGACCCTGCACCGCTG CTCTGCTACCTCTTCGCTGACCTGTGCAAGCAAACTAACTCCAAAGAAACCAGACGGGTGTTCATGGACTTCCACAGCTTCTTCATCGACCGGGGAGCT AATTTAAAAGTAGCTGTTCCTGAGTCCATCTCCTCTGACCTTG ACCGGCGGAGGACGGAGCTGATCCCTGAGGAGCAGAACAGACAGTTAGTCCAGATGATGCAGGACACCCTGCTCCCTGACATCCAGAGGAACCTGGAGGACTTCAG GCAGAAGCGCAGTATGGGCCTAACCCTGGCTGAGGGGGAACTGGCCCGGCTGGACACGGAGCGCGTCAGAGACCGGGTAGCACTGGAGAGAGAACGCTCCTGTGCTGAAAACATCATCACCAAGATCGAGGATGTCCT GTTGACAACCCAATCCACAGAGGAGGAGAAATG CACTACTATGCAGTATGTCATCCTCACGTACATGAAGCGCCTTGGAGTGAAAGTCAAAGAGCCACGGGGCCTAGAGTTCAAAAGAGTCCGCCTGAACTTCCTCCCCAAGATCAAG AAGAGCGTCAAGAccgagaaggagggaggggaggagaaggtgaAACGAACCAGGTTTCCCAGCATCCTCGGGCCTCCGCGCCGGCCCAGCCGCGTCGACCCCACGTcca TCGGCAAGGCCATGGACCTCAACAAGCCGCGGCCCCAGAAGCAGCTGTCCCAGCCCTGCCTGGGGGCCGTGGAGCACCTGGAGGCGGGTCGCCTGACGGCCAGTCAATCCAGCGAGGGCTCAGAGCTCACACATTCCTCCAATACTAACGCCACCTCGCCAACCAACAGCACCACCAACAGCCACGCCTCAGACGGAGGCAGCAGAGACTCTGAGTTTG ttctGACCCCTAACTCTGCCTTCCTCAAACTGAGCGAAGGTCTTGGAGACCTGGACAGTCTACAGTACACTCCAAACACACACTTTGACTACAGCCTGAGCCCATACAGCCTGGACCAGCtgcaggaggaggacagggagagcag AATCCTTGAAGGAACACCCAAGTCTATCAGAAG GTTGGATGGCCTTGGTCCTACGGAGGTGCAGAGTGAAGACGACCAAGGAGGCACGGACTCTGAGCACGACCCTCTCAACTGGCAGCAGCTGGTGGGACGTGAGATCCTGGCTGGACTCGGGGCCCATGAGATCAAGAGACAGGAAGTCATTAACG AGCTGTTCTACACTGAGAGGGCCCACCTGCGGATGCTCAAAGTGCTGGACAACATCTTCTACCAGAAGCTCACCAGAGAGGCCATACTGCCTCCTGCCGACATCAAGAACATCTTCACCAACCTGGGGGACATTGTTCAACTGCATG ttttgataTCTGAGCAAATGGCAACAATCCGGAAAAGGAACGAGACGTCCGTAATCGACCAAATAGGAGACGACTTGCTGTCCTGG TTCAGCGGGGGCGAGGAGGAGAAGATCAAGCAGGCGGTGGGCACGTTCTGCAGCAACCAGCCCTTTGCTCTGGAGCTCATCAAGAGCAGGCAAAAGAAGGACTCGCGCTTCACCTCCTTCATGCAG GAGGCTGAGAGTAACCGACTGTGTCGAAGACTCCAACTGAAGGACATCATTCCCGTGGAGATGCAGAGGCTCACCAAGTACCCTCTTCTACTGGAGAACATCGCCAAGTACACAG ATGACACCATGGAGAAAGACAAGGTAAAGAAGGCAGGCGACTGCTGCAGGAAGATTCTCAACCACGTCAACCAAGCGGTGAAGGAGTCTGAAAACAAACAA aGGCTGGAGGACTACCAGAGGCGGCTAGACCTCTCGTCTCTGAAGCAGACGGAGAACCCCATGATTACAGAGCTCAAG AACCTGGACTTGACCAAGAAGAAGATGATCCACGAGGGACCACTGTCATGGAAGGTCAACAAGGACAAGACTATTG AGCTGTACACCCTGCTCTTGGAGGACATCCTGGTGCTGCTACAGAAGCAGGACGAGCGGCTCGTCCTCAAGTGCCACAGCAAAAACCTGTCGGGCACCGCCGACACCAAGCACATCTTCAGCCCCATCATCAAGCTCAACGCGGTGCTGGTGCGCTCTGTGGCCACAG ACAACAAGTCGTTCTTTGTTCTCTCAATGTCGGACAACGGGGCACAGATCTACGAGCTGATGGCCCAGACCGTATCAGAGCAGAGAAT GTGGCAGCGGCAGATCACCCAGAGAGCGGACGCCATGAAAGTGAAGCCGCAAAGCGGCATCCACTTACCTCAAACGGA TGTGGAGATCATTGCTGCAGACGTAGCCCGACTCGGTAAGGACCCGGACCGCATCTCCTCTGGAAGCAGCCAGTCTATAG ATAAAGAGTGCAGCGCTGCCTCTGGTGGCGTGATGCAGACCTCTCTCCCAGATGCCAAGTCCTTTGTAGGACTCAAGCCCGAAGAGGAGGAGCCCAGCCGGGAGGAGGGGCTTTACAGGGACCCGGACCTTGCAGATAGGCTGCCCTTCCGCATGGCCGTAGACGGGTTCAGCGAATCGGACGGGCTGGGCTTCAGTCCTTCTAGGGCTGATGATGCCTTAAAGACAT tgTCGGCGCTGAAGCAGGTCCTGGTGACCCAGCTCATGTCGCAGGAGGACGGCGAGCGTGCTGGGCGCTCCTCCTCGGGGGGTGGGCGTCTTCTCAGGACCACGTCCCTGAGGACCCCCGTGGACAGCCGTGCCCGGGGGGCTGTGCAGAAAGGCTCCGGGATGTGCACCCAGGCCAGCCACCCTGAGGATCCGGCTCAGGACCTGGTGTCTGGGGACACGGGTTTCTTTGAGTCCCCCGAGGATTATG CAGGGTACCTGGTCCTGGAGGGCTACGGGGGCTCGGGGGAGAGCAGCACGGACGATGACCTCCAGGCCACCGGGAAGCAGCTGAGCGCCTCGCGGGGCTGCGGGGCAGGAGACTCTGGGATCAGCCTGAGGTTCTCCTCTGCCTCACAGGCAGGTAGCATCTCCAGCTTCAGCCGACAGGTCCTGTCCCACCTCCGCAACCTGCAGACCAACCTCAACCACCTCAAG GAGGTAGAGGCCAAGTATCACAGTCTACTACGCCAGAGGCCGGCCAGATCATCGACAGGCACGGACATCAACAAAG ATAAAAGATAG
- the LOC135552532 gene encoding rho guanine nucleotide exchange factor 12-like isoform X3 → MSDTQSSITDRFSNKANRSSSILSKDHPPDKKPKSDKPAVSSSHEFDPTGLVQRCVIIQKDENGFGLTVSGDNPVFVQLVKEDGAAERAGVQTGDRIIKVNGTLVTHSNHVEVVKLIKSGSYVALTVLGRPPGLPQIPLSESEAKLGFPGPQAGSSPVSSPNAPGQPTGERPYSPHDRITSPLPIWEENNSVHSQKVDILQKMLSKEQQDLQAMKEEYSRNPTPKLLKDIQEAKKHIPQLQWQLSKATGGAQDALQLGDGDDSSMVDMDHTPSSRGDSSNDLSWSSSTMSPVLRSFAPASPESLCQRDMLSYHSPKSTPRDSFNSCHSPDPEDTPDLDSLSPSTVNSPSSHFVSQIIGAEDDYFDSDQEQVNGQCSCFQSMELLKSRPAHLAAFLHHVVSQFDPAPLLCYLFADLCKQTNSKETRRVFMDFHSFFIDRGANLKVAVPESISSDLDRRRTELIPEEQNRQLVQMMQDTLLPDIQRNLEDFRQKRSMGLTLAEGELARLDTERVRDRVALERERSCAENIITKIEDVLLTTQSTEEEKCTTMQYVILTYMKRLGVKVKEPRGLEFKRVRLNFLPKIKKSVKTEKEGGEEKVKRTRFPSILGPPRRPSRVDPTSIGKAMDLNKPRPQKQLSQPCLGAVEHLEAGRLTASQSSEGSELTHSSNTNATSPTNSTTNSHASDGGSRDSEFVLTPNSAFLKLSEGLGDLDSLQYTPNTHFDYSLSPYSLDQLQEEDRESRILEGTPKSIRRLDGLGPTEVQSEDDQGGTDSEHDPLNWQQLVGREILAGLGAHEIKRQEVINELFYTERAHLRMLKVLDNIFYQKLTREAILPPADIKNIFTNLGDIVQLHVLISEQMATIRKRNETSVIDQIGDDLLSWFSGGEEEKIKQAVGTFCSNQPFALELIKSRQKKDSRFTSFMQEAESNRLCRRLQLKDIIPVEMQRLTKYPLLLENIAKYTDDTMEKDKVKKAGDCCRKILNHVNQAVKESENKQRLEDYQRRLDLSSLKQTENPMITELKNLDLTKKKMIHEGPLSWKVNKDKTIELYTLLLEDILVLLQKQDERLVLKCHSKNLSGTADTKHIFSPIIKLNAVLVRSVATDNKSFFVLSMSDNGAQIYELMAQTVSEQRMWQRQITQRADAMKVKPQSGIHLPQTDVEIIAADVARLGKDPDRISSGSSQSIDKECSAASGGVMQTSLPDAKSFVGLKPEEEEPSREEGLYRDPDLADRLPFRMAVDGFSESDGLGFSPSRADDALKTLSALKQVLVTQLMSQEDGERAGRSSSGGGRLLRTTSLRTPVDSRARGAVQKGSGMCTQASHPEDPAQDLVSGDTGFFESPEDYAGYLVLEGYGGSGESSTDDDLQATGKQLSASRGCGAGDSGISLRFSSASQAGSISSFSRQVLSHLRNLQTNLNHLKEVEAKYHSLLRQRPARSSTGTDINKDKR, encoded by the exons GTTTTCCAATAAAGCAAACAG AAGCAGTAGCATTCTCAGTAAAGACCACCCCCCTGACAAGAAACCCAAAAGTGATAAACCGGCAGTCTCCTCTTCACATGAGTTTGACCCTACAG GGCTTGTCCAGCGATGTGTGATCATTCAGAAAGATGAGAATGGCTTTGGGCTGACGGTGAGCGGAGACAACCCAGTGTTTGTGCAGCTCGTCAAGGAAG ATGGCGCTGCAGAGCGTGCGGGTGTACAGACAGGTGACCGGATCATCAAG GTGAACGGGACCCTCGTAACACATTCAAACCATGTGGAAGTAGTAAAGCTCATCAAAT CGGGCTCCTATGTGGCCCTCACAGTGTTGGGGCGACCCCCTGGGCTGCCCCAGATCCCCCTATCGGAGAGCGAGGCTAAGCTGGGGTTCCCGGGGCCCCAGGCTGGGtcgtcccctgtctcctctccaaaCGCTCCTGGACAGCCAACGGGGGAGCGCCCATACAGCCCCCATGACCGCATCACCTCTCCTCTACCGATATGG GAAGAGAACAACAGCGTACACAGCCAAAAGGTGGACATCCTGCAGAAGATGTTGTCCAAGGAGCAACAAGATTTGCAG gcAATGAAGGAGGAGTACAGCAGGAATCCGACGCCAAAACTACTGAAGGACATCCAGGAAGCCAAGAAGCACATTCCACAGCTGCAGTGGCAGCTCAGTAAGGCCACTGGAGGAGCACAG GATGCCCTGCAATTGGGTGACGGAGATGACAGTAGCATGGTGGACATGGACCACACCCCTTCCTCCAGGGGAGACAGTAGCAATGACCTCTCGTGGAGCAGCAGTACCATGTCCCCT GTTCTCCGCAGTTTTGCACCTGCCTCCCCGGAGAGCCTGTGCCAAAGAGACATGTTGTCCTACCACAGCCCAAAGAGCACGCCCCGAGACAGCTTCAACTCCTGCCACTCCCCCGACCCAGAAGACACTCCAGACCTG gACTCGCTGTCCCCCTCTACTGTAAACAGCCCTTCCTCACACTTTGTCTCCCAGATCATTGGAGCTGAGGACGACTACTTTGACTCTGATCAAGAACAG GTCAATGGCCAGTGCAGCTGTTTCCAGAGCATGGAGCTGCTCAAGTCCAGACCTGCCCACCTGGCAGCTTTCCTGCATCATGTCGTCTCGCAGTTTGACCCTGCACCGCTG CTCTGCTACCTCTTCGCTGACCTGTGCAAGCAAACTAACTCCAAAGAAACCAGACGGGTGTTCATGGACTTCCACAGCTTCTTCATCGACCGGGGAGCT AATTTAAAAGTAGCTGTTCCTGAGTCCATCTCCTCTGACCTTG ACCGGCGGAGGACGGAGCTGATCCCTGAGGAGCAGAACAGACAGTTAGTCCAGATGATGCAGGACACCCTGCTCCCTGACATCCAGAGGAACCTGGAGGACTTCAG GCAGAAGCGCAGTATGGGCCTAACCCTGGCTGAGGGGGAACTGGCCCGGCTGGACACGGAGCGCGTCAGAGACCGGGTAGCACTGGAGAGAGAACGCTCCTGTGCTGAAAACATCATCACCAAGATCGAGGATGTCCT GTTGACAACCCAATCCACAGAGGAGGAGAAATG CACTACTATGCAGTATGTCATCCTCACGTACATGAAGCGCCTTGGAGTGAAAGTCAAAGAGCCACGGGGCCTAGAGTTCAAAAGAGTCCGCCTGAACTTCCTCCCCAAGATCAAG AAGAGCGTCAAGAccgagaaggagggaggggaggagaaggtgaAACGAACCAGGTTTCCCAGCATCCTCGGGCCTCCGCGCCGGCCCAGCCGCGTCGACCCCACGTcca TCGGCAAGGCCATGGACCTCAACAAGCCGCGGCCCCAGAAGCAGCTGTCCCAGCCCTGCCTGGGGGCCGTGGAGCACCTGGAGGCGGGTCGCCTGACGGCCAGTCAATCCAGCGAGGGCTCAGAGCTCACACATTCCTCCAATACTAACGCCACCTCGCCAACCAACAGCACCACCAACAGCCACGCCTCAGACGGAGGCAGCAGAGACTCTGAGTTTG ttctGACCCCTAACTCTGCCTTCCTCAAACTGAGCGAAGGTCTTGGAGACCTGGACAGTCTACAGTACACTCCAAACACACACTTTGACTACAGCCTGAGCCCATACAGCCTGGACCAGCtgcaggaggaggacagggagagcag AATCCTTGAAGGAACACCCAAGTCTATCAGAAG GTTGGATGGCCTTGGTCCTACGGAGGTGCAGAGTGAAGACGACCAAGGAGGCACGGACTCTGAGCACGACCCTCTCAACTGGCAGCAGCTGGTGGGACGTGAGATCCTGGCTGGACTCGGGGCCCATGAGATCAAGAGACAGGAAGTCATTAACG AGCTGTTCTACACTGAGAGGGCCCACCTGCGGATGCTCAAAGTGCTGGACAACATCTTCTACCAGAAGCTCACCAGAGAGGCCATACTGCCTCCTGCCGACATCAAGAACATCTTCACCAACCTGGGGGACATTGTTCAACTGCATG ttttgataTCTGAGCAAATGGCAACAATCCGGAAAAGGAACGAGACGTCCGTAATCGACCAAATAGGAGACGACTTGCTGTCCTGG TTCAGCGGGGGCGAGGAGGAGAAGATCAAGCAGGCGGTGGGCACGTTCTGCAGCAACCAGCCCTTTGCTCTGGAGCTCATCAAGAGCAGGCAAAAGAAGGACTCGCGCTTCACCTCCTTCATGCAG GAGGCTGAGAGTAACCGACTGTGTCGAAGACTCCAACTGAAGGACATCATTCCCGTGGAGATGCAGAGGCTCACCAAGTACCCTCTTCTACTGGAGAACATCGCCAAGTACACAG ATGACACCATGGAGAAAGACAAGGTAAAGAAGGCAGGCGACTGCTGCAGGAAGATTCTCAACCACGTCAACCAAGCGGTGAAGGAGTCTGAAAACAAACAA aGGCTGGAGGACTACCAGAGGCGGCTAGACCTCTCGTCTCTGAAGCAGACGGAGAACCCCATGATTACAGAGCTCAAG AACCTGGACTTGACCAAGAAGAAGATGATCCACGAGGGACCACTGTCATGGAAGGTCAACAAGGACAAGACTATTG AGCTGTACACCCTGCTCTTGGAGGACATCCTGGTGCTGCTACAGAAGCAGGACGAGCGGCTCGTCCTCAAGTGCCACAGCAAAAACCTGTCGGGCACCGCCGACACCAAGCACATCTTCAGCCCCATCATCAAGCTCAACGCGGTGCTGGTGCGCTCTGTGGCCACAG ACAACAAGTCGTTCTTTGTTCTCTCAATGTCGGACAACGGGGCACAGATCTACGAGCTGATGGCCCAGACCGTATCAGAGCAGAGAAT GTGGCAGCGGCAGATCACCCAGAGAGCGGACGCCATGAAAGTGAAGCCGCAAAGCGGCATCCACTTACCTCAAACGGA TGTGGAGATCATTGCTGCAGACGTAGCCCGACTCGGTAAGGACCCGGACCGCATCTCCTCTGGAAGCAGCCAGTCTATAG ATAAAGAGTGCAGCGCTGCCTCTGGTGGCGTGATGCAGACCTCTCTCCCAGATGCCAAGTCCTTTGTAGGACTCAAGCCCGAAGAGGAGGAGCCCAGCCGGGAGGAGGGGCTTTACAGGGACCCGGACCTTGCAGATAGGCTGCCCTTCCGCATGGCCGTAGACGGGTTCAGCGAATCGGACGGGCTGGGCTTCAGTCCTTCTAGGGCTGATGATGCCTTAAAGACAT tgTCGGCGCTGAAGCAGGTCCTGGTGACCCAGCTCATGTCGCAGGAGGACGGCGAGCGTGCTGGGCGCTCCTCCTCGGGGGGTGGGCGTCTTCTCAGGACCACGTCCCTGAGGACCCCCGTGGACAGCCGTGCCCGGGGGGCTGTGCAGAAAGGCTCCGGGATGTGCACCCAGGCCAGCCACCCTGAGGATCCGGCTCAGGACCTGGTGTCTGGGGACACGGGTTTCTTTGAGTCCCCCGAGGATTATG CAGGGTACCTGGTCCTGGAGGGCTACGGGGGCTCGGGGGAGAGCAGCACGGACGATGACCTCCAGGCCACCGGGAAGCAGCTGAGCGCCTCGCGGGGCTGCGGGGCAGGAGACTCTGGGATCAGCCTGAGGTTCTCCTCTGCCTCACAGGCAGGTAGCATCTCCAGCTTCAGCCGACAGGTCCTGTCCCACCTCCGCAACCTGCAGACCAACCTCAACCACCTCAAG GAGGTAGAGGCCAAGTATCACAGTCTACTACGCCAGAGGCCGGCCAGATCATCGACAGGCACGGACATCAACAAAG ATAAAAGATAG